Part of the Sphingopyxis sp. 113P3 genome, GCATTTCACTTCTCGGACTTCTGGCGGGGGTCGTGCCCCTCTACATGCTGATGGGCACCGGGCTCGCAGGCGCCACCGTTGCTTTCGTCGTGCTCGGCCTTCTCTACGTGCCGCAACTTGCGACCATCTCGGCAACTTTCCCGGCGCTGTTCCGGACTCCGGTACGCTTTGCGGGCTTTGCAATTTCCTATAATGTCTCGACGTCGATTTTCGGCGGGACCGCGCCGGCCATTGGCAGCGCGCTGATCAACTGGACCGGCGATCAGCTCATGCCGGCCTATTATATGATGATCGCCTGCCTTATCGGCCTCCTCGCGCTGCATTATATGCCCGAGACCGCCGGGAAGTCGCTACGCGAAGACCCCTTTGCCGCGAAACCCGGTCGCTGACCCAGACCACCCCTGATGTCGACAATTGGAGAAGAGGTCCGCACGCGCGGGTTTGACGCCATGCAGCAATTGACGAACGAAAGCCTTTCCGCCTTCCGCAACATTCCCCTTCCTGACGGTCTGCCGCCGTGGGCGGAAACCCTCGCCGCAGTGGGACTTCTCGCCGGCATCGCGTGGCTTGCCAACTTCGCGGTCAAGCACGGGCTCCTCCGGTTTGCCGTGCGCATGCTGCCCGATAACGGCCCGACGCCAGCGCCGATTGCAGCGCGCCTTGCCAACATCGTTCCGGCGCTGATCATCGCCTCGGGGATCCGCGCCGTCCCGCACCTGCCTGTCGCGGCGACGACGGTCGTCAGCAATGTCGTTTCCGCGTCGATCATTCTTTTTGTCGCGATGGCGATCAGCGAAGCGCTTCGCTTCGCAAACCGCATCTATGAGCGTCGTGCGGATGCGGCGAGCCGCCCAATCAAGGGCTATATCCAGGTTCTGCAGATCCTGCTCTATGCCGGCGCGGCGATCCTCATCATCGCAGCGCTGATGGAAGAGTCGCCCTTGCTGCTGCTATCGGGCCTTGGGGCAATGGCAGCCGTGCTGATGCTCGTGTTCAAGGACACGATACTTTCGCTTGTCGCCTCGGTCCAGCTGACCTCGAACGACATGCTGCGCGTCGGCGACTGGATCGAAATGCCGCAGATGGGGGCGGACGGCGACGTCATCGACATCGCGCTGCACACGGTCAAGGTGCAGAACTGGGACAAGACCATCACGACTATTCCAACTCACCGCCTGATCGCCGAAAGCTTCCGGAACTGGCGCGGCATGTCGGAATCAGGCGGTCGCCGGATCAAGCGCGCGGTGTTGCTCGATCAAAGCTGCATTCGTTTCCTGTCTGACGACGAACGCCGCGAGCTGGGTCGGATCGCTCTGATCCGCGAGCATCTTGAACGCAAACGCAATGAACTCGGCGAGTGGAACACGCGCCTGGGCGAGGCGGGCCGCGAGCCGGTCAATGCGCGCCGACTTACGAACATCGGCCTCTTTCGGGCCTATGTCCTCAACTATCTGCGTGCCGACGCCCGCATCGCGAAGGACATGACACTGATCGTGCGCCAGCTCGCACCGACGCCGCAGGGTCTGCCGCTCGAGATATACTGCTTTACCGCCACGACAGCGTGGAACGATTATGAGAATATTCAGGCCGACATTTTCGACCATCTCCTCGCGATCCTGCCGGAGTTTCACCTTCGCGTCTTTCAGGAACCGAGCGGCATAGACTTGCAGCGGCTGGCGGGCTGACCCGGCGACCTCTTTTATTGGCAGCCTCGTTCCTTGCCAAAGGAAAGGCCGGAGCGACGCGAAGTTCGCTCCGGCCCCCGAACGCAGGCCTCGCCTCGACTGGTCAGGTCAGAAGGCAAAGCTCGCGGTCACACGCGCCCCGTGCGTGCGGCGGTCCGACGCCAGCGTGCCGCTGTAGGCGGCGCCGATCCGGAAAGGGCCGCTCGTGTAATCGAAGCCAGCTTCGATCTCGGCCGAGTTCTTCGGAATCAGCGTGCCGGTCAGCACGAAGGGCGAACCGCCGCCACTCGCAAACGCCGCCCCCACGGGCGCTCCACGATCACCCGAGGCGCGATTCCAGGCAGCCGAAGCATAGGGCTGGAAGCCTGGCTGTCCGATATTGAAGCGGGCGCGCGCGCCGAGGCTGAGGAAAGTGGTTTCCTGCTTGGCTCCAGCGACCGCGAGCGCCGCGTTGCCGCCGGTTTCGGCGAAGGCATCGCTCTTGGTGCGAACATGGGCGAGCCGGGCAAAGGGCGTCAACGCCGCCTTGCCCATGACGAAGTCATAGCCCGCCTCGCCGAAGATCTGGAACGTGTTCGCGTCGCGCGCCGACTTCAGCGTCTGTGCAAGCGGCGCAAAGACCACCGAACGCGTGGTGTCGACGTCGTGCCAGCCATAGGCAAGGCCGAAAGCACCGCGGAAGCCCTCTCCTGTTCCATAGGCAAGGTGCGCTGCCAGATACTTGCTGTCGGCCTTGGCCCGGTCATTCCGCCCGTCGGCGCGGAAGTCCGAATTGCCGATCCCGGCCGAGAGCGCGGCGGCAAATCCGTTGCCGCCGTAGCCGAAGCCTGCAACGAGCCCCTTATGGTCGGTCTTGATGCCGCGGCCGCCGGCCTGCGCGTCGAAGTCGCCCCAGCCACCGAACGCTGAGCCCCATATGAAGGCGCCGCTTTCCTGTGGCGCTTCCATGCCGAGCAGCGCGCTGCGCAGGTGGCGGCTGTCGTCAGTGAGGCCGCTCAGCGTGTGCGCGAGAATCTCGCCCGACAGGTCGCCATAGGCCGCTTGAGCAACTGACGCATTCTGGACCAGCAGCGCCTCGAACAGCGGATCGTCGATGCCGCGCGCCTGGATTGCGGCCGCGACCCCCGCCTGGTTGGCGCCGACCGCGACATCGGCAAAATCCAAGTCGTTGCGATAAAGCGAAAGCGTCACGCTGTTCTGACCATAGCGCAGCAGCGGATCAAGGAACGCAAGGTCGCTCGTCACCGACCCGAAGGTTCCGGTGATGCCATCCGCTCCGGTCAGGATGATGTAATCGGTTCGCGGATTATAGGCGCCATCCTCTGCGAGCACCGACACGCTCGCCGTGCTCGCGATGGTGACCGCGCCCGTCGCGTCGATCCGGTCCGCCTCGCCCGCGGCATTGACCTCGACTTCGAAGACCGAGCCGGGAGCGAAGGCGAGATCGCCTGCGACTGTGAGGCGACCGATCGAATTGCCGGGCGCAATGGTACCCCCTCCCGCGACCGTCGTCGAACCGACGATGCCATTGCCGCCGAGCGTGCCGCCGTCGCCCACGGTCACCGGCGAGGAAGCGATCGAGCCGTTGACCGAGAGGGTGCCCCCGTTGATCGAAGTCGGGCCCGTATAATCGCTGTTGCCAGTGAGGTTGAGGTTGCCGGCGCCCTCCTTGGTGAAGCCGCCGGTGCCCGAGATCGTCCCGGCAAAGGCGCTATCTTCGTCCTGGTCGACGGTGAGATCATTCTCGCCCATCTGAACCGTTGCGCCCTCTCCGCCCGAAAGGCCGCCGATCGTCTGATCGTTGCCCGAAATGTCGAGCGTACCCCCACCGAGATCGAAGACCGTTTCCGGATCGATCAGGCCGCCGATGCGGACCGAGCCCGCGAGGATGTTGGTGATGCCATCGAAATTATAGTCGCCGCTGAAGATCAGGACGCCCGCCCCCATCTTGTCGAGGACACCGCTGCCCGAAAAGGCGCCGAGGAAATCATAATCATCCGAGCGGTTGAAGATGAAGCGTCCGTCGTTGACGATATCGCCCGCAAACTGGCCTTCGGTTCCCCCCGCGCCGAGCTGGAAGCTGCCGTCCCCCGACGTGGTCACGTCGCCGAGGAGAGTTCCGGTGAGCACAAGACCGCCGTTTGCAATCAGCGTGCCGCCGGTGTGCGCGACCGTGTCGGTGTCGATGGTGAAGACCGCCTCGCCGATCAGTTCGATCGTCCCCGTGCCGGTGATCGACAGCTCGTCGAGCTGTGAAACCACATCATTCTCGCTGAAGTTGAGCAGCAGCCGGCCGTTGGTCGTCACCGCCGAAGTGAGGATCGGCGAGGACAGCCCCTCGCCGTCACCGAGATCGGCCTCGTTGACCTGGAGCGCGGCGCCCTCGCCGATCGTGACCTGGTCGAATTCGCCGACCACCCCCGCGGTCGTCCAATAGCCGGCCGCAACATCGAGCGTTTCAAAGCCCGTCGCGGCGCCGAGCTGCTGCGCCTCAGTGAGTTCGAGAATATCGCCATCGAGCGTGAGGCTGTCGGCACCTGCGCCCGCATCGATCGCGCCGGTGATCGCACTGCCGCTCCGAAGCGTGACGGCATCGTCGAAGGCGCTGAGCTGAACGGCAACGCCGTTCCCGCCTCTGATCGTGCCGCTGTTCGTCAGCGTTATCGCACCGAGCGAGGTGAAAGCGACGCCGGTCTCGCTGAGGATTGTACCGCTGTTGCTCGCCGCCGCGCTGTCGACGTCGATCAGCACACCGCCGCTGATCGTGCCGCTGTTCACCAGTTCGCCCGCCTTGCCGCCGCTGTTCTGGCGGCCAATGACGACGCCGGTCTCGCTGCCCGAGATCGTTCCGGCGTTGGTGACCGAGCCGCCGCTGACCGCGAGCACGCCGTAACGCGCACCGGCTATCGTTCCGCCGGCCTCGTTGACGACGCTGCCGAGCATCGATTGGCCGCTGGTATCCTGGCCCGCGAAAGCCTGGATCGTCACGCCGTCGGTGAGAGCGCCTGCGACGCCCTCGATGGTCCCGCTGTTGACGATCGAGCCCCCGCCGAACAGGCGGATGCCGTCGTTGGTGTCGCCGCGGATGATCCCGCTGTTGGAGATTTCCGTGCCCGTCGCGCGCGCTTCGATCTGGCCCGTTTCGTCGTTGAAGTAAAGCTGAGTCACGATGCCGTAGCCAGCGCCCGAAATGGTGCCGCTATTGTCAACCACCGCGCCCGCCGACTGGATCATCACGCCGGCATCGGCCGGCGCTTCGCTGCCTTCATAGATGCCGTTGCCGCGGATCGTGCCCGCGTTGGACAAGGCAAGGCTCCCATCGCCGCCCGCAAAGACGCCGTGAGTTCCCCCCTCGATTGTGCCGCCCGCTGCATTGGTGATCGTCACGTCGCCGAGCGTCCCGTGAAACACGCCGGCGCTCTCAGCCGAGCTGATCGTCCCGCTGTTGGTCAGCGTTGCGCTGGCAAGATCACTGCCGAGACCGACGCCGTATCCGTTGATCCCGTCATCGCGGCTCGCCGTGATGCTGCCCGAATTGACGATGTTCGCGGTCTGCCCGCTCCGCTCGCCGCTATCGAGCGCGGTGCCCTGGATGAAGATACCGCCGTCGCTGCCTTCGATGATTCCTGCGTTCTCGACGTTGCCGCCGCCCGACAGAATGATGCCGAAGCGATCCCCTGCAATCGTGCCGTCCGCCGCGTTGGTGACAAGCGCACTGTAATCATCGCTCGCCTGGCCCTCAAAGGCGTACATGGAGATGCCGTCGGCGTCGGCGCGCCCGGTGCCGCTGATGGCCCCGCTGTTCGTCACGGTGCCGCCGCCGATCAGGCGAACGCCGTCATTGCTCTCGCCGCTGATCGTCCCGCTGTTGGTCACGAGAGTGCCGACCGCTTGTCCGAGCAGTGCGCCAATCTCCGGGTCGAACACATAGGCGGTCGTGATCCCAGCGCCGCCGCCCGAGATGGTGCCGCTGTTCGTCACGCTCGACGATGCCGTACCGATGGTAATGCCCGCATCGGGCGGGGCATCGAAGCCGTCGTAGGCGCCTTCGCCCCGGATCGTGCCGGCATTGATGACATCGAGTGTGCCGGTCGCATTCGAATAGATGCCCGATGTCGCGCCAGTAATCGTGCCGCCCGCGGCGTTCGTTACCGTCACCTCGGCGCGCGATCCGTGCGCCACGCCGGCGCCGAAGTCGCTGCTGATCGAGCCGCTGTTATCGAGGGTCGCACTCGACATGTCGCTGCCGAAGCCAACCCCATAACCGTCACCATCGGTCCCGCCGAGATCGCCCGTGCCGCGAATGCTGCCCGAATTGACGAGACTGGCGGTCACTCCGCCGCGATCGCCGCTGTTGAGCGCGGTACCCTGAACATAGACGCCGCCGGTGACGCCCGTGATGGCGCCGGCATTGTCGACGTCCCCGCCCCCCGACAGGATGATGCCATAGCGATCGCCTTCGATCGTCCCATCCGCCGCGTTGGTGACAAGCGCGCTGTAATCCTCGCTCGCCTGATCGTCATAGGCATACATCGAAATGCCGTCGGCATCGGCGCGGCCCGTCCCGGTGATCGTGCCGCTGTTGGTCACGCTGCCGCCGCCGATCAGGCGAACGCCGTCGTTGCTTTCGCCCACGATTGTCCCGCTGTTGTCCACCGCCGTGCCCGCTGCTCGGCCTTCAACGAGGCCGGTTGCAGGGTTGAAATAATAAGCGGTCGTCACGCCCGCGCCGGCGCCCGAGATAAGGCCGCTGTTGACGATCGTCGAGGGCGCGCCGAGGATCGTGACCCCGGCGTCCGGGGGCGCATCGAAGCCGTCATAGCTACCCTCGCCGCGGATCGTGCCCGCGTTGACGAGATCGATCCCGCCTTCATCGTCATAGACGCCGCTGGTCGCCCCGGCGATCGTCGCGCCAGCCTCGTTGATGATCGACACGCGGCCGAATGAGCCATTTGCAACGCCATGAGCTGCATTACCGACGATGGTCCCGCTGTTCACAAGGTCGGACGCGGCAAGCACATTGGCAAAGGTCAGGCCGCTTCCCCCCGAAATCGTGCCGGCATTGGTCACCGACGCCGTCTTGTTGCCAGCCGGGTCGTTGCCCTGCACCCAGAGACCGCCGGCGCCGCCGCTGAGGAGCCCTTCATTCTCGACAAGGCCGCCGTCGAACAGGATTGCGCCATAGCGCGCGCCGCTGATCGTGCCTCCCTCAGCGTTGGTGATCGTCCCGATCGCGGTGACATCCGACAAGTCCTGGTCGTCATAGGCATAGACTGACACGCCGTCGGCGTCGGCGCGTCCGGCGCCCGTAATCGTCCCGCTGTTGGCTACGCTGCCGCCGCCGATCAGGCGGACCCCGTCATTGCTCTCCCCCGCAATTGTGCCGCTGTTCGTCACGGCGACCCCGACCGCGCGCCCCTCGAGGATTTGTGTCTGCGAATCATAGAAATAGGCGGTGGAGATCCCGTGCCCCGCACCCGTGATCGTGCCACTGTTGGCAATGGCGGCGGGTCCACCGTCGAGCGTGATGCCGCCCTCGGGCAACACATCGAGCCCATCGGCGCTGCCGTTACCCCGGATCGTTCCCGCATTGGTGATGGTCGTTTGACTGGCGCGCGAATAAACGCCGATGCGATCGCCTTCGATCGTTTCGTCGGCCGGATTGTCGATCGAGGCTGGCGCGCCTGCGGGGACGAACCGGCCCAGTTCCGCTGCGCCCGCGGGGACCGTCAGCACGAAACCTGCCGTGACCAGCGCGGTCGTTGCACACAGCGCCGCACGATTCAAAGTCCGCCTCTTCACAATCTCATCCCCTTTTTACGTTACGCCCACGAGCAATGGCCAAAGCGCCGTCAGCGCTTCGCCCGGCACCGGCACGACGGCCGAATTTTCCGAAACGAGCGCTCTTGCCCCTTGGGGCGAGGAAAAGCATTGAAGCGGGCGGCCGCCTATCCCCACTTGTAGGGTATCGGGGTGGTGACCCGCCGGGCGTAGGCCGCTATCATATTGTGCGATGGGGATAATCGATTCGGAGGAAGCTGCGGCGGGGCAGCCGGCGGACTATGCGGAGCAATGGCTGGCGGTCCCGGAAATGCTGCTCGACCAGGTGCGCCGGGACCCCGATGCGGTAGAGGAACATTTTCACGCACTCGACGCTGCTCACGGATATCGTGCCCGTTCGGTTGTGAACATCGATGCGCTCGCCCTGCTCGTCGTCGATCCGGCAGAACGGCATCTCACCTATAGCACGGGCACCTCGCCTGCCGATGCCCATGACCTTATCGACTGGGACATGGCCGAAGCGACGCTGCACGGGCGAACGATGCAGCTTGCGCAACCGGACGAACAGGGCGCGCATCCACTCTTGGCCTATGTCCCGGCGCTCGAAGCTTCAAACTGGGATCTTCCGGACGAGGTGAAGGGGCTTCTGGCCGAGGCGCCCCGACGGCGTGTGCTCGTCGTCACCACCTCGGCCGTGCCCCTAAAGCCCCTGCGGCGCGCCTGCGCCGCCTTCGGGATGACCGGCCTTGAAACCCGTGTCGTCGAGGCGACGCTCCACACGGGCAGCATCCGCGCTGGCGCCGCGGCCGCCAAGCTGAGCTATGCGACCGCGCGCGAAGCCATGTCGTCGGCGCTAGCGAAGGTCGGCGTCGCACGTATGCCGGGACTTCTGCATCGCCTGTCGCTGCTGTCGCTCGGTATCTTTCCCAACCGCGAAGAAGCCGTTGAATTGCTCACCGACCGCTGGGGCCTCAAGCCGCGCCAGGCACAGATCGCCATGCTGCTCGCGCAAGGCCTGACGCGAGGGGATACGGCACAATCGCTCGGCCTTTCGGAGGCCACGGTCAAGAAGCAGGCCGATGTCGTCTTCCAGACCTTCGGCGTCTCGGGCGCCGCGGCCCTCGCCCGGTCCCTGAGCGCCGTCACCGCCATGCAGGCGCTGGCCGATGCAAGCCACGGCCAAGTTGGCTGGATGAGCGGCGCGGCCGAGCCGCTGCGCTTTATCGATCGCCCGGGCGGCGGCCGGATCGCCATCTCCGATTACGGTCCTGCCGGCGGTCGCCCCGTGGTCATTGTGCACAGCAGCATGACGACCCGCCATCCGCCCCGGCGGCTGGTCGCCGAACTCATGCGGAGGGGATACCGGGTGCTGGCCATCGACCGGCCCGGCTTTGGATTGACCGACGTGGCGCGAGGACGCGCCGAGAGCGATCCGTCGGATCCATTCGAGCCCGCTGCGCACGACATGCGGATCGTACTCGACCAGCTCCGGATCGAACGTGTCGACATCGTGGCGCGGGGCGGCGCGCAGGTTGTCGCCGCTTTCGCAGGTCTCTACCCGGATCGCTGCGGCGCTGTGGTCCTCGTCAATCCCGATCCCCCCGCGACGCGTGACAAACGTCGCTGGGGCGTGCTCGGTTCGTTCAAGGAAGCCTATTATCAGCGCCCCGATCTCATCTTGCCCGCCGCCCGGCTCATTACCAGGGCAATGACGCGCAGCTTCCTTGCCAAGGCGCTCCGCAAATCCATGCGCGGAAGTCCGCCCGACGAGGCGCTGGTCGCGGACGAGCACGTCATCGACGATTATTACCGCGCGATACGCATGTTCACCACTGGCCGCCTGGCGGGATATGTGCGCGAACAGGCAGCCTTGGCCCAGGGGATCAGCGGCGATTACGCGATCGACGGCAGCGGATGGTCGGTGCTGCTCGGCGCGCATGACACCTTGTCCGAGCCTGGAACGGCCCTCGCCTATTGGCGCGAACGCATTCCCGCCGCCTCCTTTGAGGTTCTCGAAAACCACGGGCGCCTCATGGCCTACGCGGCCCCTGAACTGATATCGGACCGCCTCGCCATGGCCGGCGCAATCAAACGCCCCGCATGAGCGAGGGTATGAGCGGTGCGAGTTCGCTGGCGAGATAGCCGATCGGCCCCATCGTTTCCCCAAGGCGTCGTCCCGCCTCGCCATGGAGCCATATGCCCCACGCGGAGGCTTGAAGCGGAGACAATCCCTGGGCGCCGAGGCCTCCTATCAGGCCTGCCAGCACGTCACCCGATCCGCTGACAGCAAGGCCCGATCCGCCTCCGGCATAGGAAAGGCAGATATCGTCCGCCATCAAATAGCTTGTGGCACCCTTGACCATGACCGCCGCGCCGAAACGGTCCTGCGCCCGTGCAAGCGCGGCGAGCGGATCGCGCGATACCTCCTCCCTCTCGGCACGCAGCAGAGCTGCAAGCTCGCCTTCGTGCGGTGTGAGGACAATCTGGTCGCCCCGCGCGGCGATCGCAGCGGCATGATCGGCAGCGACACGCAGCGCAGCAGCGTCGAGGAGCAGAAAGAGATGCTTGGGTAGCCTTGGCAAAAGCGCCGCCAAGAGCGCGCGGGCGGTCTTTTCTTCGCCCATTGCCGGACCGATGACAATGGCGTCAAAATGGCCGATCTCGCCCACCAGAAGATCGGCGCTCTCGGGCGCAATTTCCCCGCTGTCGGTCTCGGGAAGCGCGAGGACCGCGCAGGCGGGAGCCGCGATACCCGCCGCAATCGCGGCCGACGCGATGGTTGCGATGGTGACTTTGCCGGCGCCTGCCCGAAACGCCGCCTCGGCGGTCAGGAGCATTCCCCCGGGCACCTGGCGGCAGCCGCCGATCAGGAGCACGCGCCCGCGGCTGTTCTTGTCGATATTGCCGCGATGATCGGGAAGCGGGTTTGCTTTCAGCCACCCCGTGTCGAGCGCGACCGGATCAGCCACGCGCGGCAACCATCGCATCAGGCTCGCGGGTTACCGGCACCTTGCGCTTGATCGGAGCCGTCACATTATAGCGCGCGAGCACAAGGGCGCCGTCACGGCCCGCATCCGGGTCGAGACGATATTCGGTTATCGCGCAATTGGCGACGTCCCCCTCGCGGTCGATCGCGAGAATTTCCGCCTCCGACAGATTTTCGATGATCGTGCGCAGGCAAAGCACCACCACCTGGTGCGCCACGATCATCACGCGGCGTCCCCCATAATGGAGCGAGACGGTGTCGAGGAGCGAACGAAGCCGCAATATGACGTCGCACCAGCTCTCGCCTCCAGGGGGGCGGTGATAGAATTTGCCGAGAAGGCTTCGAAATTCAGCCTGCTCGGGGTGCGCTGCTGCAATTCCGAGGCTGGTAAGACCATCGAGGATGCCGAACTCCTTTTCGCGCAGACGCTCGTCGATACAGATATTCTCTTCCGCCTCGCAGCCGCCCGCCTCGCGAAAAATCTCGGCGGTTTGGACCGCTCGGACATAAGGTGAGGCAAGCATGACTTCGGGCCGCGCGCCGGCCTCGCCGGCCGCGAACCATTCGCCAAGCGCGCGTGCCTGCTCGATCCCCAGGGCGGAGAGCGGCACGTCGACGTCGCGGTGGTCGAGCTTGATGCGCTCGGCACCCGACGCGTGCGCGGCATCGCGCGCCACATTGCCTGCGCTTTGCCCGTGGCGCACAACCCAAAGCGTGGAAGGCCAGCGCGGCGTCACCGAAAATTCTCTTTCATGACCATCCAACGCCGCGAGGCCGAAGCGGTTGCCAGCGCCATGGGGGTCGGAAGATGGTGCGCTCAGGCCTGCTCCATGGCCTGCACGGCGCGGACGGTTCCGCGAGCCATACCGGGCTTCAGCACGATCTTGGTGTAGAGATTTTGCTCGTCGTGCCAGTGCCGGTACATGTCGGCGGCATCCTCGAGCGATGCGTGGTGCGAGATGAGCGAAACCGTATCGAACTTGCCCTCGCGGATCATGCGCAATAGCTCACCGGTGTAGCGCTGGACATGCGTCTGCCCGCTTTTCACCGTCAGCCCCTTCTCCATCAGCTGGCCGAGCGGAAACTTGTCAGCGAACCCGCCATAGACGCCGGGGATCGACAGGCGGCCGCCCTTGCGGCACGCAAGAATCGCCTGGCGCAGCGCATGAGGGCGCTCGGTCGCAAGGTAGAATTTCGCTTTCACCTGATCGACGACATTGTCGAGCGTGAAGCCGTGACTTTCCATGCCGACGCAATCAATGCAGGCATCAGGTCCGATGCCGCCGGTCATCTCGTCGAGTGCCTCGCGCACGTCGACCTCGCGATAGTCGAGCACCTCGGCTCCATATTTGCGCGCGAGCGCAAGGCGCGTCGGGAAATGGTCTATTGCAATCACCCTCGCCGCCCCGAGAAGCAGCGCCGACTGGATCGTGAAGAGGCCGACGGGGCCGCAGCCCCAGATCGCGACGGTGTCGCCAGGCTCGATGTCGGCGTTGAGGGCTGCCTGCCAGCCGGTGGGAAGAATGTCGGAGAGGAAGAGGACATCATCGTCGGCGAGATCCTCGGGAATGACGACGGGCCCCACGTCCGAATAGGGAACGCGTACATATTCCGCCTGACCGCCCGCATAGCCGCCGGTGAGATGGGCGTAGCCAAAGGCTGCGCCCATTGCGTGCCCCATCATGAGGTCCGAGGCATCCCGCGTTTCGGAAGGATTGGCATTGTCGCATGCGCTGTAAAGCTGGCGTTCGCAAAAGAAGCATTGCCCGCAGCTGATCGTGAAGGGGACCACCACGCGCTGGCCTATTTCAAGAGTCGATGAAGCGCCCCTCTCGACGACTTCGCCCATGAATTCATGCCCGAGGACGTCGCCGGCGCGCATTCCGGGGATATAGCGGTCGTAAAGATGAAGATCCGAGCCGCAGATGGCGGTCGAGGTGACGCGCAGAATTGCATCGCGCGGGTTGACGATCTCGGGATCGGGAACGGTTTCGACGCTGACCTTGTGGCGGCCCTGCCAGGTGACGGCTCGCATGATGAGCTCCTCAGATATGGGACTGCGCGGGAAGTTCGGAGGCGCGCGCCGACGGGCCGGCGTTCGTAGTCACCTCGCCGGTTTCCATCAGCTGCTTGAAGCGATGAAGATCGCGCCGCGCCTGCACTTCAGGCTCGCGCTGGAGCAATTTCGCGCCCAGTCGTCCAAGGGCGCGTCCCGGAGGCTCATAGGCGAGGATGAGATGGACATAAGTTCCCCGGCCGCCAGGGGCATCCTCAAAGCGTACCTTTCCGCTGTTGGCGATATCGCTTTCGGGTTCGCTCTGCCAGCTGATCGCCTCGCCTGGAGAGACGCGGGTGATGCGGTTGACGAGCGTGACCTTCCGCCCGGCGGGCGCCTTTACCGTCCAGCGCGATACGCCATCGCCGAGCGTTTCAACGGCCACGACATTCTCCATGAATTCAGGGAAGCGCTCGACAGTCCAGGCGGCGAACAATGCATCCTTCGGCCGGTTGATCAAAAGTGATTTGCCGAACGGCGCGCGCGAGCCGGGTTTCTCGAGTGTCCAGTGGGGCGCATCGGATACAGGCGACGCCCTCTGCCTCCGGCGGCTGCGCTGCAAGGCTCTAAAGCCGATCCCCGCCGCAGCAAGACCAAGGCCCGCTGCGGCAAGGTATAGCGATCGTTTCTCGTTGCGGCCCTCTCCTGTCATCGGGAAATCTCCTGCATCCTTTGGTCTTATCGGCGAAGAAATGGCAGCGCGTCCGGGAACGGCGCGCGCCGGCGAGATAGCAGGGCACCAGGCGGCAGATATTCCGCCGCACTGATCGGGCCCTTGCCAAGCCAACGAGAGGTCCGCCCCTATTGTTCCGCCAATGGTCGCCTTGGGGCGAAGCAATGCGGTCTATTCTTGATCTGCTTTAAGATCAGGCCTCCCAGGAGACCTTTGCCCGGGCGGACGAACACTTGATCTTCGTCCAGTCCCGGATCCTGCGCGCGGTCCCGATGCGAAGCTTGGAACCAGCAGGCCCGCCGCTGCGCTTCAGCAACAGCCCAAGGGCGCACGCCCGCAGCGCGCCCTCGGCCTCCTCTTGAATGGAGATGATGATGGAATGGATGATTATGGCGGTCGCTGGACCGATTCTCCTCGGCCTTGGTCTGCTTTGGGCCATTGCGAACAATCGGCGTTCGCGCGCCGAAAAGCAGCTGACCGAGGAAGCGACACGGCAGCGGCGCGC contains:
- a CDS encoding alpha/beta fold hydrolase, giving the protein MGIIDSEEAAAGQPADYAEQWLAVPEMLLDQVRRDPDAVEEHFHALDAAHGYRARSVVNIDALALLVVDPAERHLTYSTGTSPADAHDLIDWDMAEATLHGRTMQLAQPDEQGAHPLLAYVPALEASNWDLPDEVKGLLAEAPRRRVLVVTTSAVPLKPLRRACAAFGMTGLETRVVEATLHTGSIRAGAAAAKLSYATAREAMSSALAKVGVARMPGLLHRLSLLSLGIFPNREEAVELLTDRWGLKPRQAQIAMLLAQGLTRGDTAQSLGLSEATVKKQADVVFQTFGVSGAAALARSLSAVTAMQALADASHGQVGWMSGAAEPLRFIDRPGGGRIAISDYGPAGGRPVVIVHSSMTTRHPPRRLVAELMRRGYRVLAIDRPGFGLTDVARGRAESDPSDPFEPAAHDMRIVLDQLRIERVDIVARGGAQVVAAFAGLYPDRCGAVVLVNPDPPATRDKRRWGVLGSFKEAYYQRPDLILPAARLITRAMTRSFLAKALRKSMRGSPPDEALVADEHVIDDYYRAIRMFTTGRLAGYVREQAALAQGISGDYAIDGSGWSVLLGAHDTLSEPGTALAYWRERIPAASFEVLENHGRLMAYAAPELISDRLAMAGAIKRPA
- a CDS encoding NAD(P)H-hydrate dehydratase, which produces MADPVALDTGWLKANPLPDHRGNIDKNSRGRVLLIGGCRQVPGGMLLTAEAAFRAGAGKVTIATIASAAIAAGIAAPACAVLALPETDSGEIAPESADLLVGEIGHFDAIVIGPAMGEEKTARALLAALLPRLPKHLFLLLDAAALRVAADHAAAIAARGDQIVLTPHEGELAALLRAEREEVSRDPLAALARAQDRFGAAVMVKGATSYLMADDICLSYAGGGSGLAVSGSGDVLAGLIGGLGAQGLSPLQASAWGIWLHGEAGRRLGETMGPIGYLASELAPLIPSLMRGV
- a CDS encoding histidine phosphatase family protein, with protein sequence MTPRWPSTLWVVRHGQSAGNVARDAAHASGAERIKLDHRDVDVPLSALGIEQARALGEWFAAGEAGARPEVMLASPYVRAVQTAEIFREAGGCEAEENICIDERLREKEFGILDGLTSLGIAAAHPEQAEFRSLLGKFYHRPPGGESWCDVILRLRSLLDTVSLHYGGRRVMIVAHQVVVLCLRTIIENLSEAEILAIDREGDVANCAITEYRLDPDAGRDGALVLARYNVTAPIKRKVPVTREPDAMVAARG
- a CDS encoding zinc-dependent alcohol dehydrogenase encodes the protein MRAVTWQGRHKVSVETVPDPEIVNPRDAILRVTSTAICGSDLHLYDRYIPGMRAGDVLGHEFMGEVVERGASSTLEIGQRVVVPFTISCGQCFFCERQLYSACDNANPSETRDASDLMMGHAMGAAFGYAHLTGGYAGGQAEYVRVPYSDVGPVVIPEDLADDDVLFLSDILPTGWQAALNADIEPGDTVAIWGCGPVGLFTIQSALLLGAARVIAIDHFPTRLALARKYGAEVLDYREVDVREALDEMTGGIGPDACIDCVGMESHGFTLDNVVDQVKAKFYLATERPHALRQAILACRKGGRLSIPGVYGGFADKFPLGQLMEKGLTVKSGQTHVQRYTGELLRMIREGKFDTVSLISHHASLEDAADMYRHWHDEQNLYTKIVLKPGMARGTVRAVQAMEQA
- a CDS encoding SRPBCC family protein, with the translated sequence MTGEGRNEKRSLYLAAAGLGLAAAGIGFRALQRSRRRQRASPVSDAPHWTLEKPGSRAPFGKSLLINRPKDALFAAWTVERFPEFMENVVAVETLGDGVSRWTVKAPAGRKVTLVNRITRVSPGEAISWQSEPESDIANSGKVRFEDAPGGRGTYVHLILAYEPPGRALGRLGAKLLQREPEVQARRDLHRFKQLMETGEVTTNAGPSARASELPAQSHI